One window from the genome of Kaistella carnis encodes:
- a CDS encoding OmpA family protein, which translates to MKNLKLGISALALTVASTVFAQTTSNPWLIGVGAHGVNHVAAGGKAGDVFSRAFGGGDGGELYNINNFTITPPLSKLTVARNLNRLLVLDWQTSVGNVDNQRIGMGKEFFLMTGLGLQFKFNGLWNEDSWFDPYLRVGANYLRHDYTGVTFPLTDVNGQTYPGFSDNEAFTQRRSDHFTVSTGIGSNFWITKNFGLGVQGDYVSTPVDKSDIANFWQASASLLFRFGNTDRDKDGILDKDDRCPDTPGLAEFQGCPDTDGDGIPDIDDQCPDVAGPVENNGCPWPDTDGDGVVDKDDACPDVAGPAENNGCPWPDTDGDGILDKDDACPTVPGLAQYNGCPKPKSVTATEVEGELKNIYFDFDRATIKAESNPRLDAAANIIKADRGNYLLEGQTDKKGPEAYNLDLSRRRAAAVVSALDARGVDPTSLKSIGVGEAKAVVPENASNEERQQDRKVVVRAIEDAAEWATYTKSDVAVKKAAAKKKAATKKKK; encoded by the coding sequence ATGAAAAATCTAAAATTAGGAATTTCAGCATTGGCACTTACTGTTGCCTCTACTGTATTCGCTCAGACTACCAGCAACCCGTGGTTAATCGGAGTTGGTGCTCACGGAGTAAACCATGTTGCGGCAGGAGGAAAGGCTGGAGATGTTTTCTCACGTGCTTTCGGTGGCGGCGATGGAGGTGAATTGTACAATATCAACAACTTCACAATCACTCCCCCGTTATCTAAATTAACAGTAGCTAGAAACCTAAACAGGTTATTAGTTCTAGATTGGCAAACTTCTGTAGGGAATGTTGACAACCAAAGAATCGGTATGGGAAAAGAGTTTTTCCTAATGACTGGTCTAGGTCTTCAATTTAAATTCAATGGTCTTTGGAATGAAGATTCTTGGTTTGATCCTTATTTAAGAGTTGGTGCGAACTATTTGAGACATGATTACACAGGTGTTACCTTCCCACTAACAGATGTTAACGGTCAAACCTATCCTGGTTTTTCTGATAATGAGGCATTCACTCAAAGAAGATCAGATCATTTTACAGTATCTACAGGTATTGGATCTAACTTCTGGATCACTAAAAACTTTGGTTTAGGTGTTCAGGGAGATTATGTTTCTACTCCTGTTGATAAATCAGATATCGCTAACTTTTGGCAAGCTTCTGCATCTTTATTATTTAGATTTGGTAACACAGATAGAGATAAAGACGGAATCTTAGATAAAGATGACAGATGTCCAGATACTCCAGGTTTAGCTGAATTCCAAGGTTGTCCTGATACTGACGGAGACGGAATTCCAGATATCGATGACCAATGTCCAGATGTTGCAGGTCCAGTTGAAAACAACGGTTGTCCTTGGCCAGATACTGACGGCGATGGTGTAGTTGACAAAGATGACGCTTGTCCAGATGTTGCTGGTCCAGCTGAAAATAACGGTTGTCCTTGGCCAGATACTGACGGAGACGGAATCTTAGACAAAGATGATGCTTGTCCTACCGTTCCAGGTCTTGCTCAATATAACGGTTGTCCTAAACCTAAATCAGTAACTGCTACTGAAGTTGAAGGTGAATTGAAAAATATCTACTTCGACTTTGACAGAGCAACTATCAAAGCTGAATCAAATCCAAGATTAGATGCTGCTGCTAACATTATCAAAGCTGACAGAGGTAATTATTTACTAGAAGGTCAAACTGATAAAAAAGGTCCAGAAGCTTATAACTTAGACTTATCAAGAAGAAGAGCTGCTGCTGTAGTTTCTGCTCTAGATGCAAGAGGAGTTGATCCAACTTCACTTAAATCTATCGGAGTTGGTGAAGCGAAAGCTGTAGTTCCAGAAAATGCTTCGAACGAGGAAAGACAACAAGACAGAAAAGTTGTTGTTAGAGCAATTGAAGATGCTGCTGAGTGGGCAACTTATACAAAATCTGACGTAGCTGTTAAAAAAGCTGCTGCTAAGAAAAAAGCTGCTACTAAAAAGAAAAAATAA
- a CDS encoding YebC/PmpR family DNA-binding transcriptional regulator, translated as MGRAFEYRKASKMARWDKMAKTFSKIGKDIALAVKAGGPDPDSNPSLRRCIQNAKGANMPKDNVERAIKKASGADAENYEEITYEGYGHGGVAFFIECTTNNPTRTVANVRAIFNKFDGNLGKNGELAFIFDRKGIFSLDKSLIKLDWDDFEMEMIDGGAEEIEQDEDEVFITTAFEDFGALSHKLEELGIEPKSADVQRIPNSTKEVNEEQFKLNMKMLERFEEDDDVQNVYHNMEITDGLMDSL; from the coding sequence ATGGGACGCGCGTTCGAATATAGAAAAGCCTCTAAAATGGCACGTTGGGATAAAATGGCCAAAACATTTTCTAAAATTGGTAAAGACATCGCTCTTGCAGTGAAAGCAGGAGGGCCGGATCCGGATTCAAATCCTTCGCTTAGACGATGTATCCAAAATGCAAAAGGTGCAAATATGCCGAAGGATAATGTAGAGCGGGCCATCAAAAAAGCAAGTGGTGCCGATGCAGAGAACTATGAGGAGATTACTTATGAAGGTTATGGTCACGGTGGCGTCGCATTCTTCATTGAATGTACGACCAATAATCCAACCAGAACTGTTGCAAATGTAAGAGCCATCTTCAATAAATTTGATGGTAATCTTGGTAAAAATGGAGAACTCGCTTTTATTTTTGATAGAAAAGGAATCTTTTCTTTGGATAAATCTTTAATTAAATTGGATTGGGACGATTTCGAAATGGAAATGATTGATGGCGGTGCTGAAGAAATAGAACAGGATGAAGATGAGGTTTTTATTACCACGGCGTTCGAAGATTTTGGAGCACTGTCTCATAAATTGGAAGAATTAGGAATAGAACCTAAGAGCGCCGATGTACAGAGGATTCCAAATAGCACCAAAGAAGTTAATGAAGAGCAATTTAAACTCAATATGAAAATGCTTGAACGCTTCGAAGAGGACGATGATGTGCAGAATGTGTACCACAACATGGAGATCACAGACGGCTTGATGGATAGTTTATAG
- a CDS encoding CocE/NonD family hydrolase: MKKILQVLLTFYFVFGMAQQRPDNTFVKEHYTKKEVYIPMRDGIKLFTSIYIPKDISKKIKYPFLMQRTCYSVAPYGENEYKSSLGPNQYLMKDQYIFVYQDVRGRYMSEGTFTNMTPQVEHKTKKDVDESTDTYDTIEWLLKNIDNNNGKVGQYGTSYPGFYTAAGTISEHPALVASSPQAPISDFWNDDFLHNGRFMLGYFRTFPVFGIQKSKPEDKAWYMDTFVKQTSEDGLKFYRDMGTLKDGYEKYYKDNFFMTEIMNHPNYDDYWQKRSLLPHLKNINHAVMTVGGWFDAEDLSGPLNIYKTIEKTSPKAKNTIVMGPFSHGAWARETGHHFHNEIYFGDSIATYYQTKLETPFFKHYLKGNSKVDAGLPEATMFDTGKMEWKEFTTYPPKDAKKVNFYLADGTLKNNPSSTASEYYSDPNNPVLSSANLKDFNGFTPRNYMSEDQRFAEGRPDVLTFTTDILTEDLTLTGEILAKLNIASTSTDADFAVKLIDVYPQDFVPKEKKEGVIYGNYHQMVRSEIMPARFRNSREKGEALVPNQKTAVEVKLQDVLHTFKKGHKIQVQISSTWFPLFAVNPQKFMENPNFATKEDYTKAFIKVFGDSSLEVSVLK; the protein is encoded by the coding sequence ATGAAAAAAATCCTTCAAGTTTTACTGACATTCTACTTCGTATTTGGAATGGCGCAGCAAAGACCAGACAACACTTTCGTAAAAGAGCATTACACAAAAAAAGAAGTGTACATCCCAATGCGCGACGGCATAAAATTATTCACCTCGATCTATATTCCGAAAGACATTTCAAAAAAGATCAAATATCCTTTTTTAATGCAGCGAACCTGCTATAGTGTTGCGCCCTATGGTGAAAATGAATATAAATCCTCTTTGGGGCCGAATCAATATTTGATGAAGGATCAATATATTTTTGTTTATCAGGATGTTCGTGGCAGATATATGAGTGAAGGAACCTTTACCAACATGACGCCTCAGGTTGAGCATAAAACTAAAAAAGATGTGGATGAAAGTACAGACACGTATGACACCATTGAGTGGTTATTGAAAAACATTGATAATAACAATGGAAAGGTAGGTCAGTACGGAACTTCTTATCCAGGATTTTATACCGCTGCAGGTACAATTTCAGAACATCCTGCATTGGTGGCCTCTTCTCCACAAGCGCCTATCTCAGATTTTTGGAATGATGATTTTCTTCATAATGGAAGATTTATGTTAGGCTATTTCAGAACCTTTCCTGTATTTGGAATTCAGAAAAGCAAGCCGGAAGATAAAGCATGGTATATGGATACTTTTGTAAAACAGACGTCTGAAGATGGCTTAAAGTTTTATCGGGACATGGGAACTTTGAAAGATGGATATGAGAAATATTACAAAGATAATTTCTTCATGACTGAAATTATGAATCATCCCAATTACGATGATTACTGGCAGAAAAGGAGTTTACTTCCACATTTAAAAAACATTAATCATGCAGTCATGACCGTAGGCGGATGGTTTGATGCTGAGGATCTATCCGGTCCTTTAAACATTTATAAAACGATTGAAAAGACCAGTCCGAAAGCGAAAAATACGATTGTAATGGGTCCATTTTCTCATGGTGCCTGGGCACGCGAAACCGGACATCATTTTCATAACGAAATTTACTTCGGTGACAGTATTGCAACGTATTATCAAACAAAATTAGAAACTCCGTTTTTTAAGCACTATTTAAAAGGCAATTCTAAAGTTGATGCAGGCTTACCGGAAGCCACCATGTTCGACACCGGAAAAATGGAGTGGAAAGAATTTACGACCTACCCGCCAAAAGACGCTAAAAAGGTAAATTTCTACCTGGCCGATGGCACTTTAAAAAATAATCCTTCCAGTACTGCTTCTGAATATTACAGTGACCCAAACAATCCTGTCCTTAGCTCAGCAAATTTAAAAGATTTCAATGGCTTTACCCCAAGAAATTATATGAGCGAAGATCAGCGTTTTGCGGAAGGAAGGCCAGATGTACTTACCTTCACCACCGATATTCTAACTGAAGACCTCACTTTAACTGGCGAAATTCTGGCGAAGCTCAATATCGCTTCAACTTCTACCGATGCAGATTTTGCTGTAAAATTAATTGACGTTTATCCGCAAGATTTTGTGCCAAAAGAAAAGAAAGAAGGTGTGATTTATGGAAATTATCATCAAATGGTTCGCAGCGAAATTATGCCTGCAAGATTTAGAAATTCCAGAGAGAAAGGAGAAGCGCTGGTTCCAAACCAAAAAACTGCCGTAGAAGTAAAATTACAGGATGTTCTTCACACCTTTAAAAAAGGGCATAAAATTCAGGTTCAAATTTCGAGCACTTGGTTCCCCTTATTTGCTGTGAATCCCCAGAAATTTATGGAAAATCCAAATTTCGCAACGAAAGAGGATTATACAAAAGCATTCATCAAGGTTTTTGGAGACAGTTCTTTGGAAGTCAGTGTTCTAAAATAG
- a CDS encoding alpha-ketoglutarate-dependent dioxygenase AlkB family protein: MELFDFIHDPHFNWLPKDGTVNYYGKILTKEEADYFYLNLLEKIDWKNDEAIIFGKKILTKRKVAWHGDKDFNYTYSKSTKTALPWSEELLLLKNKIEEKTGEKFNSCLLNLYHDGSEGMAYHSDAEKDLKKNGTIASLTLGAERKFSFKHKTSGERIDLFLEHGSLLIMKDETQTNWLHRLPPTKKIRTPRINLTFRMIEKTST; encoded by the coding sequence ATGGAACTTTTTGATTTTATTCACGATCCACATTTCAATTGGCTTCCGAAAGATGGAACGGTTAATTATTATGGAAAAATTTTGACAAAGGAAGAAGCAGATTATTTTTATTTAAATCTTTTAGAAAAGATAGACTGGAAAAATGATGAGGCCATTATCTTTGGAAAGAAAATTTTAACCAAAAGAAAAGTTGCCTGGCATGGGGACAAAGACTTTAATTATACCTATTCGAAGTCTACAAAAACAGCACTTCCCTGGAGTGAAGAGTTGCTTCTTTTAAAAAATAAAATAGAGGAGAAGACAGGAGAAAAGTTTAATTCATGTCTGCTGAATTTATACCACGATGGCAGCGAAGGCATGGCATACCACAGCGATGCGGAAAAAGATCTGAAAAAAAATGGAACCATAGCTTCCCTCACTTTGGGAGCAGAGCGAAAATTTTCTTTTAAACATAAAACCTCTGGAGAAAGAATAGATTTATTTTTGGAGCACGGAAGTTTATTAATAATGAAAGATGAAACGCAAACCAATTGGCTTCACCGATTACCCCCGACAAAAAAGATAAGGACTCCAAGAATCAATTTGACCTTCCGGATGATTGAAAAAACATCGACTTGA
- a CDS encoding BON domain-containing protein, whose protein sequence is MKKTMAMATLALAVSFGSISCKKKVTDAELQTQATTVVTSNPNATVEVKDGTAHLSGTFTDQASKDQMIASLKAIPGVKDVMDMSTIEAPMVVETTSAVDPANVQKVTDALKDFPSAKAEVINGELTITGNVSPEQARKIKMSVDAMQVGKVNYNYTVK, encoded by the coding sequence ATGAAAAAAACAATGGCAATGGCCACATTAGCACTTGCAGTATCTTTCGGATCAATTTCTTGTAAAAAGAAAGTGACTGATGCAGAACTTCAAACTCAGGCAACAACAGTTGTAACTTCTAACCCGAACGCTACAGTAGAAGTAAAAGACGGAACAGCACACTTAAGCGGAACATTCACAGATCAAGCTTCAAAAGATCAAATGATTGCTTCACTAAAAGCAATTCCTGGAGTTAAAGATGTAATGGATATGTCGACAATTGAGGCACCAATGGTTGTAGAAACTACCAGTGCCGTAGATCCGGCAAACGTACAGAAAGTAACAGATGCTTTAAAAGATTTCCCATCTGCTAAGGCAGAAGTAATTAATGGCGAATTAACCATCACCGGGAATGTATCTCCAGAGCAGGCACGTAAAATTAAAATGTCTGTAGACGCAATGCAAGTAGGAAAAGTAAACTATAATTATACTGTAAAATAA
- a CDS encoding SH3 domain-containing protein — translation MSTLQDKYASVISAAQSAGIADLKVSEQNGILYVAGNASTSAAKDAVWNALGAIDSTYSASDINVDVQVAGLSAGASLKVNTDSSNLNIRQEPSTEAAIVGKAAKGEYVTLVEQTSDEWWKVKTAGGAEGYAYARYLQA, via the coding sequence ATGAGTACATTACAAGATAAATATGCAAGTGTGATTTCTGCAGCACAATCTGCGGGAATTGCTGACCTAAAAGTTTCTGAGCAAAACGGGATTCTATATGTTGCCGGAAATGCAAGCACTTCTGCAGCGAAAGATGCAGTTTGGAATGCCCTTGGCGCAATTGATTCTACTTATTCTGCTTCAGATATCAATGTCGATGTTCAGGTAGCAGGATTATCTGCAGGAGCGTCTTTAAAGGTGAATACCGATTCTTCTAACCTTAACATCAGACAGGAACCTTCTACAGAAGCTGCTATTGTTGGTAAAGCTGCAAAAGGAGAGTATGTAACTTTGGTGGAGCAAACCTCTGACGAATGGTGGAAAGTGAAAACTGCCGGTGGCGCAGAAGGTTATGCTTACGCTAGGTATTTGCAGGCATAA
- a CDS encoding dicarboxylate/amino acid:cation symporter, translating into MKGQNKLFIAIIIALIVGVVMGGVVHLQYPDSSEGFSKNIKLLGTIFIRLVQMIIAPLVFTTLVVGIAKMSDIKMIGRVGTKAMLWFITASLVSLMIGLVFVNWLEPGLVMQLDKPAADAATEVVANSQGLSLEEFVKHVIPKSLFEAFATNEVLQIVVFSIMFGVALANMGEEYTKPIVRALDICAHAILKMVGYIMWFAPLGVLGAIAAVVATNGFEIFKVYAIYLRDFFFALGVLWMVLCIVGYFILGNRLFELLRRIKEPLLIAFSTTSSEAVFPKLVEELERFGCNNRIVSFILPLGYSFNLDGSMMYMTFAAIFIAQIYGIDMTLGQQIIMLLVLMLTSKGIAGVPRASLVIIVATCTMFGIPPEGIALILPIDHFCDMGRSMTNVLGNALATSAVSKWEGQLDNHGGDL; encoded by the coding sequence ATGAAAGGTCAAAACAAACTGTTCATCGCCATCATTATCGCTCTAATCGTGGGCGTTGTTATGGGTGGAGTCGTGCATCTTCAATATCCTGACAGTTCCGAAGGATTCTCAAAAAATATAAAACTTTTAGGCACAATATTCATCCGTTTGGTGCAGATGATCATTGCACCGTTGGTATTTACCACTTTAGTAGTAGGTATTGCTAAAATGAGTGATATTAAAATGATTGGAAGGGTGGGAACCAAAGCCATGCTCTGGTTTATTACCGCTTCTTTGGTTTCGTTAATGATCGGGTTGGTGTTTGTAAACTGGTTAGAGCCGGGCTTGGTCATGCAGCTGGACAAACCCGCAGCGGATGCCGCTACCGAAGTCGTTGCAAACAGTCAGGGATTATCTTTAGAAGAATTTGTAAAACATGTGATTCCTAAAAGTTTATTCGAAGCATTCGCAACCAATGAGGTTTTACAAATCGTAGTATTCTCCATCATGTTCGGAGTTGCTTTGGCGAATATGGGCGAAGAATATACGAAGCCCATAGTTAGAGCATTAGATATTTGTGCTCATGCCATCTTAAAAATGGTAGGTTATATCATGTGGTTTGCGCCACTCGGTGTACTGGGCGCGATCGCGGCAGTAGTAGCAACGAATGGTTTTGAGATCTTTAAAGTGTATGCCATCTATCTGCGGGATTTCTTCTTTGCATTGGGGGTTTTGTGGATGGTTCTTTGTATCGTAGGTTATTTCATCTTAGGAAATCGTTTATTCGAATTGTTAAGAAGGATCAAAGAACCTTTGTTAATTGCATTTTCGACTACAAGTTCAGAAGCAGTTTTCCCAAAATTGGTTGAAGAACTCGAAAGATTCGGTTGCAACAACAGAATTGTCTCCTTTATTTTACCTCTGGGATACTCTTTTAATCTAGATGGAAGTATGATGTACATGACTTTCGCAGCCATTTTTATCGCTCAGATTTATGGGATTGATATGACTTTGGGGCAGCAGATCATCATGCTTTTAGTTTTAATGTTAACCTCCAAAGGAATCGCAGGGGTACCAAGAGCAAGTTTGGTCATCATTGTGGCAACCTGCACCATGTTTGGAATTCCACCCGAAGGAATTGCCTTGATTTTACCAATTGATCATTTCTGCGATATGGGAAGAAGTATGACCAATGTTTTAGGTAATGCTTTAGCAACTTCTGCAGTTTCTAAATGGGAAGGACAGCTCGATAATCACGGCGGAGATTTATAA
- a CDS encoding DUF1304 domain-containing protein produces the protein MEIIAKILIGLVALEHLYILYMEMFAWETLGKKTFKGSLKEELFKPTKGLAANQGLYNGFLSAGLIWSLIITSTSWAENVAIFFLSCVIVAGIFGAITASPKIFFVQALPAILALIATLYFGLN, from the coding sequence ATGGAAATCATTGCAAAAATTTTAATTGGATTGGTTGCCTTAGAGCATCTGTATATTTTATATATGGAAATGTTTGCCTGGGAAACATTAGGTAAGAAAACCTTCAAAGGCTCATTAAAAGAGGAATTGTTTAAACCGACAAAAGGACTGGCAGCAAATCAAGGGTTATACAATGGTTTTCTTTCTGCGGGATTAATTTGGTCGCTCATCATCACCTCAACCTCTTGGGCAGAAAATGTGGCAATTTTCTTTTTGTCTTGCGTTATTGTAGCCGGAATATTCGGTGCAATTACCGCCTCCCCAAAAATATTTTTTGTTCAGGCTCTCCCAGCGATATTGGCGCTGATTGCAACATTGTACTTTGGTCTCAATTAG
- a CDS encoding GH92 family glycosyl hydrolase, translating into MKKISVFLFIFSFFILNAQNFAQYVNPFIGTGGHGHTFPGATVPFGMVQLSPDTRIDGSWDGCSGYHYSDKIIYGFSHTHLNGTGVSDYGDILLMPTMGKASLDPKEYSTEFSHQNEKASAGFYQVTLDKFNIDAKLTSTKRVGYHEYTFNKKGNANIILDLNHRDKLLEGEIRIIDSKTIEVFRRSEAWATNQYIFARIEFSKPMKIVASKKDKSSATTFSGQNIALAFSTSVKKGEKILIKVALSPTSYEGTRKNMLAEGKSSDFEFIKKNAENDWNKELSKIEVTSSDQDKLSVFYTALYHTMMQPNLAMDVDGKYRGRDNKIHTAEGFDYYSVFSLWDTFRAYHPLMTLIDKKRTSDFINTFIKQYDEGGRLPVWELASNETFCMIGYHSVSVIADAMAKNIQGFDYEKAYEAAKKSAMEDHFGLNAYKQNGYISVEDEHESVSKTLEYAYDDWCIAQMALILNKKEDYYYFMKRSQSWKNLYNPETGFMQARKNGSWLQPFEPNEVNNNFTEGNSWQYSFFVPQDIEGLIAFHGGKEKFEKFLDGLFSASEKTTGREQVDITGLMGQYANGNEPSHHIAYLYNKVGRPEKTDEKIKFILDNFYKNTPDGLIGNEDCGQMSSWFVLSSMRIYPITPGKVGWETTTPYFEKVKINFEDGTSKIITPTTPKIELENLGFENIKKLEPLKVPDLVVAPIIESSNSVFDKPIKVKIKALNPKDKIFYMTLDEDDANVRKRFIPYKKPFRISKTTTISAYAENKGEKSSVVTAFFNRKPNNWSIETKSKYNPQYDAGGTGGLIDGILGDENWRKGNWQGFQSQDFEAVVDLKMQRKISEISSRYLQDSRSWILMPTEVDYYLSSNNKDFFKIATVENTLDPKITENTVREFKAAIVPTEARYLKIVAKNFGKLPEWHQGFGGDAFIFVDEIMVK; encoded by the coding sequence ATGAAAAAAATCTCCGTCTTCCTTTTTATTTTTTCCTTTTTCATCCTTAATGCACAGAATTTTGCGCAATATGTAAATCCTTTTATAGGAACGGGTGGTCACGGACACACTTTTCCGGGGGCAACCGTTCCCTTTGGTATGGTGCAACTTTCCCCAGATACTCGAATTGATGGAAGTTGGGACGGGTGCAGCGGTTATCATTATTCAGACAAAATAATTTATGGCTTTTCGCACACGCACCTGAACGGAACCGGTGTGTCCGATTATGGTGATATTTTATTGATGCCCACGATGGGAAAGGCCAGTTTGGACCCTAAAGAATATTCCACCGAATTTTCTCATCAAAACGAAAAAGCCAGTGCCGGATTTTACCAGGTTACATTAGATAAATTTAATATTGATGCGAAACTTACTTCCACAAAAAGAGTGGGATATCATGAATATACTTTTAATAAAAAAGGAAATGCAAACATTATATTAGACTTAAATCACCGCGATAAACTGCTCGAAGGAGAAATTCGGATCATTGACTCTAAAACAATTGAGGTTTTCCGACGAAGTGAAGCTTGGGCCACGAATCAATACATTTTTGCCAGAATAGAGTTTTCAAAACCTATGAAAATTGTTGCCTCTAAAAAAGATAAATCCAGCGCCACCACTTTTTCCGGGCAAAATATAGCTTTGGCTTTTTCGACTTCCGTAAAAAAGGGCGAAAAGATTTTAATTAAGGTCGCCCTATCTCCAACTTCTTATGAAGGAACGCGAAAAAACATGCTGGCGGAAGGAAAATCCAGCGATTTTGAATTTATTAAAAAGAATGCGGAAAATGATTGGAACAAAGAACTTTCGAAAATAGAAGTGACTTCTTCAGATCAAGACAAGCTTTCAGTTTTCTATACGGCATTATATCACACGATGATGCAGCCAAATCTTGCAATGGACGTTGATGGGAAATATCGCGGCCGCGACAATAAAATTCACACGGCGGAAGGTTTTGATTATTACTCGGTCTTTTCTCTGTGGGACACTTTTCGTGCTTATCATCCTTTGATGACTTTAATAGATAAAAAAAGAACTTCTGATTTCATTAATACTTTTATCAAACAATATGACGAAGGCGGAAGGTTGCCGGTTTGGGAACTCGCAAGCAATGAAACGTTTTGTATGATCGGTTATCACTCCGTTTCTGTAATCGCAGATGCGATGGCAAAAAATATTCAAGGTTTCGATTATGAAAAAGCCTATGAGGCTGCGAAAAAATCGGCAATGGAAGATCACTTCGGATTGAATGCTTACAAACAGAACGGCTATATCAGCGTAGAAGATGAACATGAAAGTGTTTCGAAAACCTTGGAATATGCTTACGATGACTGGTGTATTGCGCAGATGGCTCTAATTTTAAATAAAAAAGAAGATTACTACTATTTTATGAAGCGGTCGCAATCCTGGAAAAATCTTTACAATCCGGAGACTGGTTTTATGCAGGCCAGAAAGAATGGCAGCTGGCTTCAACCCTTTGAACCAAATGAAGTCAATAATAATTTCACGGAAGGAAATTCCTGGCAATATTCTTTTTTCGTTCCACAAGATATTGAAGGCTTGATCGCCTTTCATGGTGGTAAGGAAAAATTTGAAAAATTTCTGGATGGACTTTTTTCAGCCTCCGAAAAAACAACCGGTAGGGAACAAGTCGACATCACCGGACTTATGGGCCAATATGCTAATGGAAATGAACCGAGTCATCATATTGCTTATCTCTACAATAAAGTTGGAAGGCCGGAAAAGACAGACGAAAAAATTAAATTTATTCTGGATAACTTCTACAAAAACACACCCGACGGTTTGATTGGAAATGAAGATTGCGGACAAATGAGCTCCTGGTTTGTGTTGAGTTCCATGAGAATATATCCTATAACTCCGGGGAAAGTTGGCTGGGAAACGACGACTCCTTACTTTGAAAAAGTAAAAATAAATTTTGAAGATGGTACTTCAAAGATTATTACACCGACGACTCCAAAAATTGAACTTGAAAATTTAGGCTTTGAAAACATTAAAAAATTAGAGCCGCTAAAAGTTCCCGATCTGGTTGTTGCTCCAATTATCGAATCTTCAAACTCCGTTTTTGACAAACCAATTAAAGTGAAAATTAAAGCTTTGAATCCAAAAGATAAAATCTTTTATATGACTTTGGATGAAGATGATGCTAATGTGAGAAAGCGATTTATTCCTTATAAAAAGCCATTCCGAATTTCTAAAACCACCACGATTTCTGCCTACGCCGAGAATAAAGGTGAAAAAAGTTCGGTGGTTACTGCATTTTTTAATCGGAAGCCAAATAACTGGTCCATTGAGACAAAATCGAAGTACAACCCGCAATATGATGCGGGTGGAACAGGCGGATTGATTGATGGAATTCTGGGTGATGAGAACTGGAGAAAAGGAAATTGGCAAGGTTTTCAGTCGCAGGATTTCGAGGCCGTAGTTGACTTAAAAATGCAGCGAAAGATAAGTGAAATCTCTTCCCGCTATTTGCAGGACAGCCGAAGCTGGATTCTGATGCCAACCGAAGTGGATTACTATTTATCTTCTAACAACAAAGATTTTTTCAAAATTGCCACCGTGGAAAACACATTGGATCCAAAAATTACAGAAAATACTGTGCGAGAATTTAAAGCTGCAATTGTTCCAACAGAAGCAAGATATCTTAAAATTGTTGCGAAAAATTTCGGCAAACTCCCGGAGTGGCATCAAGGTTTTGGAGGTGATGCATTTATTTTTGTGGATGAGATCATGGTCAAATAA